One Triticum dicoccoides isolate Atlit2015 ecotype Zavitan chromosome 5B, WEW_v2.0, whole genome shotgun sequence genomic window carries:
- the LOC119307207 gene encoding uncharacterized protein LOC119307207, with protein MLPLVNMQAPPGREISRQQQMMTKVSISILVMALPVLYVSVLRVPPATLFRDTTFWFLMSNSIIVVIAADSGMLFFGSSPSTSPCVDDRPFVVSNYNGDAAAVPPMVSVSSDEPLLPVVVVEDQPLVVARDVLLHGDTAVDSHAHALVVRGEEGVRPKMATSGTPSHAYATGEGDDDGVTVKARLTASRSLAREERAARRRRSRSHSHALVPDTVVVQDKSVVVVRDEKLRRTATEGRRPPTAAEEESEYYARLSDEELNRRVEDFITRFNREIRLQVEKEELQA; from the coding sequence ATGCTGCCGCTGGTGAACATGCAGGCTCCGCCGGGGAGAGAGATCAGCAGGCAGCAGCAGATGATGACCAAGGTGTCCATCTCCATCCTGGTGATGGCGCTGCCGGTGCTCTACGTCTCCGTCCTCCGCGTGCCGCCGGCCACGCTCTTCCGGGACACCACCTTCTGGTTCCTCATGTCCAACTCCATCATCGTCGTCATCGCCGCCGACTCCGGCATGCTCTTCTTCGGCTCCTCCCCGTCCACCTCCCCCTGCGTCGACGACCGCCCCTTCGTCGTCTCCAACTACAACGGCGACGCAGCAGCGGTGCCGCCAATGGTTAGCGTCTCCAGCGACGAGCCGCTGCTGCCTGTGGTGGTCGTCGAGGACCAACCGTTGGTTGTCGCGAGGGACGTCCTCCTCCATGGCGACACGGCCGTGGACAGCCATGCACACGCATTGGTTGTACGAGGCGAAGAAGGTGTTCGGCCGAAGATGGCCACGTCCGGCACACCATCCCATGCTTACGCCACCGGTGAGGGTGACGACGACGGCGTGACGGTGAAAGCCAGGCTGACGGCGAGCAGGAGCCTGGCGAGGGAGGAGAGGGCGGCAAGGAGGCGGCGGAGCAGGTCCCACTCGCACGCGCTCGTGCCCGACACGGTGGTGGTGCAGGACAAGAGCGTGGTCGTCGTGAGGGACGAGAAGCTCCGGCGCACGGCCACGGAGGGCCGGCGCCCGCCCACCGCCGCAGAGGAGGAGAGCGAGTACTACGCGCGGCTCTCCGACGAGGAGCTCAACCGGAGGGTGGAGGACTTCATCACCAGGTTCAACAGGGAGATCAGGCTGCAGGTCGAGAAGGAGGAGCTGCAAGCCTGA